GCCGCAGTTGTTCAGGATGCAGTTGGAGACCGTGCTCGCGCGGCTGAGCGGGTCGCCCGTGGCCGTGAGCTGCCTCTACCTCCGGCTGGGCGAAAGCGACATCGCCGCCGTGCTGGACCGCGTGGCGCTCGACATGCCGCACGTAGCCATCGGCTCCTACCCGGAGTTCGACACGGACAAGGACTACCGGGTGAAGGTGACGGTGGAGTCCGCCCAGCGCGGGCCCGTGGATGACGCCCTGACGCGCATCCTCACGGGCCTGCCGGAAGGCGCGGTGGTGCGGCGGGAGTAGGGCTCCCGCCGCGTTCCGAAAGCGCCTACAGCCCCAGTCCCAGCCGCTGGCGCAGCCGGAAGAAGTCGTCCGTGAAGGTCCACGCCAGAATCGTGCGCAGGCGCTCACCTTCGCGCACGGCCTGGATCATGGGCTCGGGCGTATCCAGCCGGGCACCCGCGAAGTTCGGGTCCTCGCGCAGCACCATGCCCAGGCCCACCGCCACATCGCCGCACATCAGCAGGCCCGCGCGGTCCGCCGAGTAGTCGAGGGCCTCCAGCCAGGGCGCCAGGTCCACCTTCTGTGCGTCGCCCAGCGACATCGCCGGACTCTCCAGCGCCTTGAGCGCCTTGCGCGGGAAGGCCCGCTTGAGCTGCTTCACCGACTCGTCGTTGCGCCGGCCCAGCGCGCTGAACTGCGGCGCGTGCAGGCGGACGGCGCTGCCGAAGAGGTCCGCCGTCTCGCCCTGGGACAGCTTCTCCAGCACCGCGGTTTTGTTGAGCAGCCCCAGCGCCGCGCGGCCCAGGAGGAACTTCTGCTCGCGCGCGTTGAAGCGCCGCACCACGTCCTGGCCAATGCACACCGACATGGGCTCCGTGGTCTCCAGCACCGTGAGCCCGCGCCGCGCCTGGTAGGCCTCGAAGGTTTCCACGCCGAACACCTGCGCCACGGCGCGGATGGCCTTGTACACGGCCGAGTCCGGCTTGAGCCGGTCCGCCTTCGGATTGACGCCCACGATTTCGAAGTTGGGCGGGTACACCTTCTCCAGGTGCTCGCCCATCGCGCGCAGCACCTCGAGCAGCGGGCCCCGGGCCCCCGGGTGCATCAGCACCGAGTCCACATCCGTCTGCGTCAGCGCCTCGCGCGCCTCCTGCGCCAGCCGCGTGCGGGCCTCCATGTAGAAGGCCAGCTCCACCTCGTTGGCGGAGCGCAGGAAGTGCAGCGCCGCCGCCGCGCAGAACGCCTTGTCGAGCTGCTTCAGGCCCTCCCAGAGCTTGAACAGCGCGTGCAGGCTGTCCACCCGCGTCGGGTCCTGCCGGAGAATCTGCCGGTGCTCCTCGATGGCCATCGGCACCGATGACGAGTCCCGCGCGTACAGCTCCGCGAGCACCGCGCGGGCCTGGAGGTTGGTGCCATCACCATCCACCACCTGCCGGTACAGCGCGGTGGCGCGAGCAGGCTCGGACAGCGGACCCGCGTACAGGTCCCCGGCCCGCATCCGCAGCGTCGCGGCGCGCTTGGGCTCCACGGCCAACTGGCCCGTGGCCTGGGCCTCCAGCAACTGCGCCAGCTCCGGCAGGTTCCGAGCGCGCTCGTAGAGGACCACCAACCGGTCCACCAGGGCGGGGTTGCCCGGGGACAGCTCCAGCGCGCGGCGGTAGAGCGGGGTGGCCGCGCCCGCGTCGCCCAGCCCTTCGTCATACGTACGCGCCAGCTCCAGCGTGAAGCGGGCGCGCGGCTCCGGCGGCAGCTCCTGCTGGAGCAGCTTGTGCAGGCAGTCCACCGCGCCCGCCCAGTTGCGCGCCTGCGTGTGCAGCCCGGCCAGGCGCTCCAGCGCCTCCAGGTGACGGGGCAGGGTGGCCAGCACCGTCTGGTAGTGCGCCGCGGCCCGGCTCGGGTCATTGAGGTGCGACGCGTACAGGTTCCCCAGCGTCATGTGGAACTGCGCCAGGACGCGCGGGTCGCCGCCGAGCTGCACGCGCTGGCTCAGCATGGCCGCGGCCTCGGGGTACTGCTGCGCCTCCAGCAAGAGCGCGCCACGCAGCTCCAGCGCCTCCGGGTGCCCCGGCTGCGCGGACAGGGCCTTCTCCAGCAGGGCCAGCGCCCGCGCGCGGTCATTCAGCGCGGTGTGGTGCAGCCGCGCCGCGCTGACGAACGCCGTGGCCGCCGCCAGTCCGTCCCGTTGCGCAAGCTTCGCTTCGGCGCGCCGCTCTTGCAGGGCCGCCAGGTCCGCGGAGCCACCGCGCTGCGCCAGCAGTTCCTCCAAGCCCGCCTGAGCGCCCGCGTGCAGCGGATCCTTCTCCAGCGCCTGCCGGTACAGCGCCGTGGCGCCGTCCGCGTCATTCAGCCGGCCCACGGCCAGCTTCGCCGCGCCGATGAGCGCCTCGATGGCGCCACGCGGATCGCGCGACACCCGGGCCTCGGCCTCCAGGGCGGCGCGGGCTCCCGCGAAGTCGCCCCGCTTCAAGGCCACGCGGCGAGCTCCCTGCATCGCGGGCAGGCACTGCGGCTGGAGCTCCAGGGCCTGCCGGTACAGCGCCGCCGCCCGCTCCAAGTCGTTGAAGCGCGTGTCCGCCAGCTCGGCGGTGCGCAGCAGCATCTCCAGGGCCTCGTCGGCGTCCTGCGCGGATGCCAGCCGCATGGTGTACAGGCGCGCCAGCCCCGCGGCGTCACCCGCCTGCCGCAGGCCTCGCTCCAGCACGAAGGCCAGCCGCGCATCGCCCGGGTCGGCATCGAATGCGCGCTTGTAGGCCTCCAGCGTGCCCTCGGCGGGGCTCTTGTCCAAGTCCACCGCGGCGGACAGCCGCAGGGCCATGGCCAACCGCGGGTCGTTCACCCGGTCGGCGATGCGCTGGCGCAGCTCGGCGCGGCGCGGCCGGTCCGAGGCGCGGATGCGCTCCAGTAGCGTGAGGGCGGTGAGGTTGCCGGCGTCCAGCGCCAGCACGGCCTCGCAGCACTGGGCCGCGCGGGAGGGCTCCTGGAAGCGGTCCAGGTACAGCCGCGCCAGCTTCAGGTACGCCGTCACCTTCGCCGCGGACGTGCTGCCCACCTGCGTCTCGCGGTCCAGGATGCCGACCAGCTCCTTCACGTTGTCCTGCGCCAGGTACAGCCGCTCCAGCGCGCGAAGCGTGGCGGCATGGCCCGGCGTCAGGCGCAGCACCTCTTGATACGTGTCGATGGCCAGCTCGGGCCGAAGCAGCTGCTCCTCCCAGATGGCCGCCGCCTGGTAGAGGGCGTTGGCGCGCTCCAGCGGGTCGGTGCGGTTGGCGGCTTCGGCGCGCAGCACCTCCACCAGGCTCTCCCACGCGGCCTGCGCGCGGTAGATGCGGGCCAGCGCGCGCAGCGCCGGGAAGTAGCTGGGCGCCAGCATCAGCGCCTCGTTGTACGAAGCGATGGCCTCGTTGTCCTGGTTCAGCCGCTGCTCGTACAGCTCGCCAATCTTGTAGATGAGCGCGGCGGCCTGCTCGGTGGAGGCGGAGCTCTCCGACTCCGCCCGGTACATGTCCACCAGCTTCTCCCACCGGCCATCCTGCGCGTACAGCCGGCCCAGCGCCTTGAGCGCGGGGAGATAGGACGGGGACAGCGCCAGCACGCGCTCATACGCGGAGATGGCGCCCGCGCGGTCCTTGAGGTTCTCGTCGAGAATCTCCGCGTTGCGGTGCAGCAGCGACAGCACCTGCTTGGTGTCACCCGCGAGCGACGCCTCCAGGTCGTGCGTCTCCAGCAGCTCACGGAAGCGACTGGCCCGCTCATAGAGCCGCGCGAGGTTGCGGATGGTGGGCAGGTGGTCCGACGCAAGGTCGAGGATGCGCTTCATGCACTCGATGGCGTGGTCCAGGTCGCCCAGGCGGTCCTCGTACACCACCGCCATCTTGTTCAACGTGGTGATGAGCTGATCCCGGTCGCTTGTCTGGAGCAGGTCCTGCTCATACATCGCCACCAGCTCCGCGAAGCGGCCCTGGCGCTCGTAGAGGCGCGTGAGGGCCTTCTGCGCGGGGAGGTAGCCCGGCTGCAACTGGAGGCAGGCGTTGTAGCGGGAGATGGCGTCCTCCTGCCGTCCCAGCCGCTCCTCCAGGATTTCGGCCGCCTTGTACATGCGCGCGGCCTTCTGCTTCGCGTCCTCGGCGGCGGCGACCTCCGCGTCGAAGACGGCGACCAGCCGCTCCCAGTCCTGCATGCGGTAGTACAGCTTGCCCAGGCCCGCCAGCGCGGCCGCGTGGCCGGGAATGCGGGCGACAATGGCCTGATACCGCGCCGCCGCGTCCGACTCGCGCTTGAGGACCTCCTCGTACAGCGCCGCCAGCCGGAGGTTGGTGGCCACCAGCTCGCTCTCGTCGTTGAGCGAACCCACGCGTGCCAGCAGCACGTCCGACAGCTCCTCGAAGCGGCCTTGCGTCTCGTAGATTCCGGCCAGCTCGCTCAGCACCAGCGGCTCGTTGGGGGACACCTGCCGCGCGGCGAGCAGCGCGGCCAACGCGTCGTCCTTGCGGTCGTTGCGCTCGTAGACCTTGGCGATCTGCAGGTACGCGGGCGCCGCCTGCGCGCCCAGCGCGGCCGCCTCCGCCCCCAGCGCGGCGAGCAGCTCATCCACGCGGCCTTCGCGCTCGGCCAGCCGCTTCATGGCAGCCAGGAGCTGGAGGTCCGACCGGTCCAGCGCGAAGGCCTCGCGGAACAGGGCCGCGGCGCCTTCCTTCTGCTTCAGCCGCTCCTCCAGCAGCAGGCCCGCGGCGGTGAGGTAGTGCGCGCGCAGCGAAGGCTGCTGCACGGTGGCGGCGATCAGCCGGTACACCTCCACCAGCGCAAGTGCGTCGTTGCGCGCGGCGTAGACGGACTCGAGCTGGGTGAGGACGACGACGTCCGTGGGCCGGCGCTCCAGGCACTGCTTCAGGCACGCGGCGGACTCCTCGTCCCGCGACAGGCGCTCCTGGAGGATGATGCCCTTCTCGAAGAGCAGCGCGGCCTGGTGGCGCGCGTCGTCGGTGGCCGCCAGCTCCGCGTCGATCAACTGGAGCACCATCTGCCAGTTGCCCACGTCCGCGAAGAGCCGGCGGGCGGCGCGGATGTTGACGAGGTAGCGCGGCGCCAGCTTGTACGCGTTCTGGAACGCCACCGCGGCGTTGCGCGGATTCTTGAGCGGCTCCTCCCAGAGCAGGCCCACCTCGTGGAAGAGCAACGCCGCCGTGTGGGGCTCCGCGGTGCTGAGGGCCTTGGCCTCGCGCTCCAGGGATGCGATGCGCTCGCGCGCTTCATCCTCGGCGCGGGTGTTGGCGGCAGTCGAGGGGGCGGTGGTCGCGGCCTGGGCCTGCGTCTCCGTGACCGGAGCATTCGGGCTCGCGGGCGCGCCAGACACAGGCAGGGGGGCCACGGGAACAGTGGTCCTCGGGACGTCGTTGCGCTCGCTCATGGAAAGCCGGCTCCGAATGGCCAATACGGGGGAGGAGAGACTGGCCGTCGCCGGTCGTAACATGCGCTTGGGCGGTCCCTCAACTTCCCGTCTTTCCTGACGATTTGGGTGCCAGCCACCCCAGGGGACGGACAGGCGAACCCTGCTTTGGAGCAACGCGGCGCCTACTTCCGCCGAGCACGCCACTCGTCGCGGCTCTGCCCCCAGCGGTCGACGCGGAGCATGTCGTGCGGCGGTGGCAGGTGTGCCTGTCCCAGCACGCGCGACCCCAGCCGGAGCGCGACCTGCTGGGACGGGGTGTTCTCTGGCACGATGCAGTGGATGACGTCGGTCCAGCCGAGGTGGTCGAAGGCCCAGTCCATGGTCGCCGCCGTCGCCTCCGTGGCGTAGCCCCGGCCCCAGTACTCGCGGAGCAGGCCCCAGCCAATCTCCGTTCCTGGCCAGCCCTCCGGCTGCCACGGGCCCACTCGCCCCACCCACGCGCCCGTGGACTTCTCCAGCACGGAGAACATCGCGAAGCCCTGGAGCGACCACGAGCCCGCCATCACACACAGGGTGCGCCACGCCATCGCGCGCGGCTGGACCCCTCCGATGAAACGCGCCGACTCCGGGTCGGCCGATAGCGCCGCGAAGCCATCCAGGTCCTCGGCCAGGGGCGGCCGGAGGATGAGACGCTGTGTTTCGAGTACGGGGCCATTGCTTGCCAGGTGAGACATTTCAAGCGCCTTTGTGTTTGGCATTGAGTTCGAACCGCCAGCCGGCCGCGAATGAATCCGACTGGCGGGAACGACCGCGTCATGCGGCTCCTCTGACGTCTACCAGATGCGGACGCGCTGCTCGGGAGTCAGGAACAGCGTCTGCCCGGGCTTGACATCGAACGCGCCATACCAGGCATCGAGGTTGCGAACGGTGGCGGTGCGGTACGGGCCCGGCGCGTGGCCGTCCGTCATGATGATGCGGCGCAGGTACGGCTCGCGGTACTTGGCGCGCCATACCTGGCCGAAGCCGAGGAAGAAGCGCTGGTCACCGGTGTAGCTGTCGATGACAGGCGCGGGCTTGCCGCCCAGGGAGAGCTGGTAGGCGTCATAGGCCACCGCCACCCCCGCCATGTCCGCGATGTTCTCACCCAGCGTCAGCTCGCCATTCACAGACAGGTCCGGCAGCGGGCGGTAGTCGTTGTACTGGGCCGCCAGGGCCTTCCCCGCGGCCTGGAACTTCGCTTCGTCCTCCTTCGTCCACCAGTTCTCCAGCTTGCCGCGCGCGTCGAACTTGGCGCCCACGTCGTCGAAGCTGTGGACGATTTCGTGACCGATGACCGCGCCGATGCCGCCGTAGTTGACGGCCGGGTCCGCGTTCGCGTCGAAGAAGGGCGGCTGCAGGATGGCGGCCGGGAAGATGATGGAGTTCTGCTGCGGTGAGTTCAGCGCGTTCACCAACTGCGGGACCATGTACCACTCCTTCCGGTCCACGGGCTGACCCAGCTTGGCGACGTTGCGCTGGTACTCGAAGCGGACGGCGCGCTCGGCGTTGCCGTAGGCGTCACCGGCCACGATGTCGAGCCCCGAGTAGTCACGCCACTTCTCCGGGTGGCCGATGCTTGCCTGGAGCGTGCCCACCTTCTCCTTGGCGCGGGTCCGCGTCTCGGGCGACATCCACGTCAGCGCGTCGATGCGCTTCTCGAACGCGGTGATGATGTTGCGGACCATGGCCTCCGCTTCCGCCTTCACCTCCGGCGGGAAGTACTTCGCGACGTAGAGCTTGCCCACCGCCTCGCCCATGGAGAGGTTGGTGGCGTCCACGCCACGCTTCCAGCGCTCCTTCTGGGCGGGCGTTCCGCTCAGCGTCTTGCCGTTGAAGGCGAAGCTCTCGTCGACGAAGGCCTTGGGCAGGTACGGGGCCGCGCGAGCCACCGCGTGGAAGGCCAGGTAATCCTTCCACGCCTGCAGGGGCTCGCTCTGGGCGAGCTTCGACAGGGCCGTCAGCGCGCTCGGCTGCCAGACGATGACCTGCTCCTGCGTGCCCAGGCCCGCGGCGTCGAAGAACTCCTTCCAGGCGAGGCCGGGCGCGCGCTTCACGAACTCCGCGCGCGGCCAGGGGTTGTTCGCCTTGGAGATGTCCCGCGTGTCGACCTGCGACACGTGCGCCTGGGCCATCTTTCGCTCCAGGGCGAAGACGCGGCCCGCGCGGGCCTCCACGTCATCGAAGCCGGCCAGCTTCAGCATGGCCGCGATGTGCGCCTGGTAGCTCTTGCGCAGCTCCGTGAAGCGCGGGTTGTCGACCAGGTAGTAGTCCCGGTCGGGCAGCCACAGGCCGCCTTGCAGCAGGTAGGGGGCGTAGCGCGACGGCTCGTTCAGGTCCTCGGCCACCCAGAGGCCGAAGAGCCGGTCCGTGGTGACGTCGCCCATGTTGAGCGCGTCCACGTCCGCGCGGAGGGTGGCGCCCAGCACCGTGGCCAGTTGCTTGCGCTGCCCGATGGCGGCGATGCGCTCCAGCTCCGGCTTGAGCGGCGCCACGCCCTTGGCCTCGATGGCCGCCTCATCCATGAAGCTGGCGAAGATGTCGCCCACCTTCCGGGCTTCGCTGCCCTCGGGGGCCTGGCGCTGCTCCTCGATGAGCTCGCGGTTGCGCTGGTCCGCCTGCTCCGCCAGCGTGGTGAACATGTTGTAGCTGGAGCGGTCCGGCGGAATCTCCGTCCGCTTCACCCAGGTGCCGTTGGCGAAGCCGTAGAAGTCGTTGCCCGGCACGATGTCGCGGTCCATGCCGGGGGTATCGAAGCCGAAGGTCCCATACGTGGGCTTCGGCTTGGACGCGGGGGCCTCGGCGGGCGCCGTGGCGACAGGCGCGGGCGGTTCTGCTTTCTCCGCGGAGGTGGAAGACGCGCAGGAGGTGAGCAGCGCAGTGGTGCACGCGGAGACCAGCACATGCCTGGCGCCGGGGAAACGTCGATGGGGATGTGTCAAGGATTGCTCCTGAAACAGGGGACTGCGAGCCGAAAACCGGGGATATAGACGGTCCGGCGTGCGAAGGCGCGGACCGAACAGCGGATTCGGCGGTTTCATCCCGAGCGGGCGGACCTTTCGCCCGGCCCGGCTCCGCCACAGTCGCCGAACGGCCGGGCCATACCCGAGGGGCGCGTGACGGACGCCTAGGTTTGCAGGGAGCCGGGGCCGCGATGTGTCCGCGCCCCGACATCCAGGAGGCTCCCATGCGGCTGTTGTTCCGAATCACCCCCGTGCTGTTGGGGCTGGCGCTGGCGGCCTGCTCGGGCATCCGCGTCAACACCAACTATGACCCCACGGCCGTCGAGCGCATCGATGACTTCCGCCGGTACGCCTGGCTGCCGCAGCCCCAGGGCAAGGACGCCCGCGTCTACAATGACATCATTGACGTGCGCGTGCGCATGGCGGTGGACCAGGAGCTGAAGGCCCGTGGCTACCAGAGGGTGGACATGAGCGAGGACCCGGACTTTCTCGTGGGGTGGCAGGGCGCCATCAACACCAAGGTGTCTGTCGACACGGTGGACTCCTTCTATGGCTACCCCTGGGGCCCATACTGGAGCCCCTGGAGTTCCTTCTACGGACCCTACGGCTATCCGTACGGGATGGGGGGCCCGCGCACCTATGTCCGCGAATACGACGTGGGCACGCTCATCCTCGACGGCGTGGATGCCCGGGAGCAGCGGCTGGTCTGGCGCGGCACGGCCCAGGCGGAGCTCCACCGCAACCTGTCGCCCGATGCACTCCAGAAGAAGATCAACGACGCCGTGCACAAGATGCTGTCGCGCTTCCCGCCCCGCCCGGAAGCGTCCTGAGCCGGCCAGGCAGCCGCTTCCTCGCGTTTTCGGTTGCGAGCCCTCATGTCGGCCGCCAGTATTAGACCAGTGGTCCAACCATCGGTCCAGGCTGGGTGTTCGATGAACGAGGCGACAGGCTCGAAGCACGCCGAGCAGTGGGCGGCGCATTGGTACGCGGTGGCGCGGTCACCGGCGCTCGGGACAGGACGGCCCTTGGGAATCCAGCGCCTGGGGCGGCGGCTCGTGCTCTGGCGGGACGCCGCGGGCGAGGCCCACTGCGCGGATGCGGCCTGTCCCCACCGGGGCGCGGACCTTGGGCTCGGACGCGTGCGGCAGGGGGCGCTCGAATGCCCCTACCACGGCTTCCGTTACGGCGGTGGCGGCGCCTGTCTGGCCATGCCCTGTGAGGGGCCTGACGCGAAGCCCTCGCGAGGCCTCGCGCTGCGCATGCATCCGGTGCGAGAGGCGCATGGGTTCATCTGGGCATGGCTGGGGGGCAGGGCGCCCGCGTCCCTTCCCGCGTTGCCCTGGCTCGCGGACGCGCCGGAACCTGATTCGAGCAGCGCCGCGGTGGAGGAGGTCTGGAACGCACGCTTCACCCGGGTCATGGAGGGGATGATGGACCTCCATCACTTTCCCTTCGCGCACCGGCGTTATGTCCCGCCGGGCTACACGCGGTTGGACCCCTATGAGGTCCACGTGGACGCAGGGGCTATTCGCACCGTCGGCTGGCTGCGCAAGGAGACACGTCCGCCTGGGACGGGGTTCCGTTTCGCCATCGACGTGGGCTACCCGGGCGTCCTCCACCTGCGCTTCACGCCCCGGCTGGTCGCCGCCGTCGTCTGCACGCCCGTGGATGCCGAGCACACGTGGATCGCGGCGCGCTTCCACCAGCAATACGTCCGGCTGCCAGGGCTCCGGTGGCTCGCTGCCCGGCTGGCGATTGCGTTCGAGTTCCGCTTCATCCAGCCGGACGACTACCGGATGGTCCGCTCCAGCCTGCCTCGCTCCGGTGCGCTGACTCACGGCACGCTCATTCGGGCGGACCGCGCCATCGTCGCGTGGCATGAGCTGCATCGCGCGGCGCTCGGCGACACTCCTGGCGCATCCTGATAGAAGCGCTGCGTCCGATGCCCCGTCCCCGCGCCAGCAGGCTCGACCCCGAGCGCAGACAGACACTCCTCGCCGTGGCCGCGGAGGAGTTCGCGGAGCACGGCTTCGATGGGGCCTCCTACAACCGCATCCTGGAGCGCGCGGGCTTCTCGAAGGGGGTCGCGTACTACTACTTCGAGGGCAAGGACGACCTTTATGCCGCCGTGCTGGCCCTCACGTTGGACACGCTGGCGCAGCGATTCGGGGCCTGGCATCGGCCCGCGGACGCGGACGGCTTCTGGCGCACCCTGCGTGAGCGGTACTTCGCGCTGACGACGCACATCGTGAACGACGAGCGCTCGGCCCGGCTTCTCCGAAGCATGTCGCAGGCGCGCACCCATCCGAAGCTTCAGGCGGCGTGGCTGCGCTTCGAAGGGCCGCTGGTGGCGTGGTTCCAGCGCGTCCTGGCGGACGGGCGCGCGCTGGGCGCGGTGCGTGGCGATGTGCCGGAGTCCCTGCTGCTGACGTCCCTCATGGGTATCGGACAGGTCACGGATGGGTGGCTGCTCGAACAGTGGGCGCACAGCGGCGTGCCGGCGCTCCAGCGCGGGGCGGAGCAGGTGTTCTCCCTCTTCGAGGACCTGCTGGTCCCCAGGCCCGTGGGCCCGCCTCCCGCGAAGCGGCGCTGAGGCGGACCCTGGCGCGGGCAGGGCGTCTCAGTAGGCGCGGGCCCGGTTCGCGCAGGACCCCTGGACGCCGCGGCAGAGCCGGATGCGAAACCTGTTCCCCTGGCGGGCGGGGCCGTCAATCATCTGGCGCATGCCCCCGCCATCATGGACTTCTCCCGTGCCCCGGAATGTGCAGCGACGGGTACGGGCGCTCGTCTTCGTCACGGTGTTCCTGGACCTGGTGGGCTTCGGCCTCATCATCCCGTTGCTGCCGTTCTACGTGGAGTCCATGGGCGGGACGGCCACGACGGCGGGTGTGCTGCTGGCGTTGTTCTCCTTCGCGCAGCTCGTCGCCTCGCCGGTGCTGGGGCGGCTGTCGGACCGGGTGGGGCGCCGCCCCGTCATCCTGCTGAGCCTGCTGGGCAACGCGATTTCCATGGCCCTGTTCGCGTACTCCACCCACGTCCAATGGCTGCCGTGGTTGTTCGCGTCGCGGCTGCTCGCGGGAGCCACCGCGGGAAACCTGGCGGCGTGTCAGGCGGCGGTGGCGGACGTCACGGACGAGAGTGGGCGGGCAGCGGGCATGGGGCTCGTCGGCGCGGGCATTGGCCTGGGCATGGTGCTGGGGCCCGTCATTGGCAGCCTCCTCCATGTGCATGGCGCCTGGGCGCCACCGCTGGCGGGCGCGGTGATGGCGGCGGCGGCGATGCTCGGCGTGCTCTTCTTCTTTCCGGAGACACACCGCCCGCAGGCGGAGCGGCACCAGGAGCCAGGCCGTCCCCGGGTGCGGCTGTCCGACGTCCTGGCCCGGCCCGGGCTGGGCGCGGTGCTGGCTTTGACGTTCCTGGTGTTCATCGGGATGACGAACCTCCAGGTGTCGCTGGGGCTGCTGGCCCAGGCGCGCTTCGGCTGGGGCGAACAGGAGATCGGGCGGCTCTTCGCGTTGATGGGCCTGGTCACCTTCGTGCTTCAGGCCTTCGTCATCGGCTGGCTGACGAGCCGGGTCCGGGACACGACATTGGTGCTGGTGGGC
This portion of the Myxococcus xanthus genome encodes:
- a CDS encoding MFS transporter, whose translation is MPRNVQRRVRALVFVTVFLDLVGFGLIIPLLPFYVESMGGTATTAGVLLALFSFAQLVASPVLGRLSDRVGRRPVILLSLLGNAISMALFAYSTHVQWLPWLFASRLLAGATAGNLAACQAAVADVTDESGRAAGMGLVGAGIGLGMVLGPVIGSLLHVHGAWAPPLAGAVMAAAAMLGVLFFFPETHRPQAERHQEPGRPRVRLSDVLARPGLGAVLALTFLVFIGMTNLQVSLGLLAQARFGWGEQEIGRLFALMGLVTFVLQAFVIGWLTSRVRDTTLVLVGAACMGAGLTCIAAAGHGAMLVLAMVLVGSGTGLLQPLMASLASGFAGRELRGGVLGVVQSAGGLARVVGPVWSGFLYSRLGPGAPFTSGAVAAGVALLVGASLLRRRVPDAPPQSTLKV